From the Desulfosarcina sp. BuS5 genome, one window contains:
- a CDS encoding nucleotide sugar dehydrogenase, which yields MLTFESLKARKDKIVVMGLGYVGLPLAVHLSKHFDVLGYDFKLERIEELRTGFDRTMEISKKDLQNAVINFTDDPQKISECRLIIVAVPTPIDEYRIPDLKPLRGASATAGKYMQKGSSVVFESTVYPGATEDVCVPILEQESGLRFGTDFTAGYSPERINPGDKIHTIDKILKIVSGSDKDTAMLLSRVYGAIVTAGIHLASSIKVAEAAKVIENTQRDLNIALMNELALIFDKLKIDTSEVLKAAGTKWNFLPFKPGLVGGHCIGVDPYYLTFKAEAIGYHPEIILAGRRINDGMGKYIAERAVKMLIKAGKQVNSAKIAVLGITFKEDVPDLRNTKIVDIINELVDYGIEVLVHDPLADPDEAASFYGIDLQPMEALSGVDAVIVAVIHKKYIELGISGIAELCTNSKPILLDIKGAFSRDEAEKQNIKYWRL from the coding sequence ATGCTAACATTTGAATCACTAAAGGCGCGCAAGGATAAAATTGTTGTTATGGGCCTCGGTTATGTGGGACTTCCGCTGGCAGTACACCTGTCGAAGCATTTTGATGTTTTAGGCTATGATTTTAAGCTTGAAAGGATAGAGGAACTTAGAACTGGTTTTGATCGAACAATGGAGATCTCCAAAAAGGACCTGCAGAATGCCGTCATAAATTTTACAGATGATCCTCAAAAAATATCGGAATGCCGTTTGATTATTGTTGCTGTGCCGACGCCAATAGATGAATACCGGATACCTGATTTAAAACCTTTGCGCGGGGCCTCTGCAACAGCGGGGAAGTATATGCAAAAAGGATCATCGGTAGTCTTTGAATCGACAGTCTATCCCGGGGCGACAGAAGATGTCTGCGTTCCTATTCTTGAGCAGGAATCAGGCTTAAGGTTCGGTACTGATTTCACGGCCGGTTATTCCCCGGAACGGATTAACCCCGGTGATAAAATACATACAATCGACAAGATTCTGAAAATTGTATCAGGCTCTGATAAAGATACTGCCATGTTACTTTCCCGGGTTTACGGAGCTATTGTAACGGCTGGAATCCATTTGGCTTCTTCGATAAAAGTAGCTGAAGCGGCAAAGGTTATAGAGAATACCCAGAGAGATCTGAATATAGCGCTTATGAACGAACTCGCCCTGATTTTTGATAAACTCAAAATAGATACTTCGGAAGTTTTGAAGGCGGCCGGGACAAAATGGAACTTTTTACCCTTTAAACCCGGCCTTGTTGGCGGTCATTGCATTGGAGTGGATCCATATTATCTAACCTTTAAGGCCGAAGCCATCGGCTATCACCCAGAGATAATACTGGCAGGCCGCAGAATAAATGACGGCATGGGGAAATATATTGCCGAACGCGCAGTCAAAATGCTTATAAAAGCCGGGAAACAGGTCAACAGTGCAAAGATAGCGGTTCTTGGTATAACATTTAAGGAGGATGTGCCTGATTTAAGAAATACAAAAATAGTCGATATAATAAATGAACTTGTTGATTACGGCATAGAGGTGCTTGTTCATGATCCCTTGGCAGACCCGGATGAGGCGGCTTCATTTTATGGGATCGATCTGCAACCGATGGAGGCGCTTTCAGGTGTAGATGCAGTAATAGTCGCAGTTATTCATAAAAAATACATAGAACTTGGCATTTCCGGGATTGCGGAGTTATGTACAAATTCAAAACCGATTCTGCTTGATATTAAAGGCGCCTTCAGCCGTGATGAAGCGGAAAAACAGAATATCAAGTATTGGAGATTATGA
- a CDS encoding B12-binding domain-containing radical SAM protein yields MREHMRYEGPIYRPPSEADSLLIQATVGCPHNKCTFCMVYKNGIRFKIREVSEIKEDLLQARDIYGEYVKTLFFPAGNTIAMKTDDLCEICRFARETFPHLHRITVYGSSQFIHKKGPEGLKLLAEAGLSRIHVGLESGDDVILKKIKKGTNSKEQIEAGQSVMSAGIDLSLYVILGIGGRERTVPHAEETAKVLNEISPDFIRLRTFVPKINTPLLEDVNMGVFQMLGPHEVLEETAMLVKNLSASSCLLSDHYTNYINIKGKLPDEKYKLLEEIEKAMKMDASAFRSFFVGNQ; encoded by the coding sequence ATGCGTGAACATATGCGTTACGAAGGCCCCATATATCGACCTCCCAGTGAGGCGGATTCGCTTTTAATACAGGCTACGGTAGGATGCCCGCATAACAAATGTACCTTCTGCATGGTATATAAAAACGGGATCAGATTCAAGATACGCGAAGTATCGGAAATAAAAGAAGATCTGCTACAGGCACGTGATATTTATGGCGAATATGTAAAAACCCTGTTTTTCCCGGCAGGAAACACCATAGCCATGAAAACAGATGATCTTTGTGAAATTTGCCGATTTGCAAGGGAGACTTTCCCACATTTGCATAGAATTACAGTATACGGCTCATCTCAATTCATACATAAAAAAGGTCCCGAAGGACTCAAACTTCTTGCTGAAGCAGGTCTTTCCAGAATCCATGTGGGACTCGAATCCGGCGACGATGTAATTCTTAAAAAAATAAAAAAGGGCACCAACAGTAAAGAGCAAATTGAGGCCGGGCAATCGGTTATGTCTGCCGGCATAGATCTCAGTCTCTACGTTATTCTTGGTATAGGAGGCAGGGAGCGGACAGTACCGCATGCAGAAGAGACTGCCAAAGTCTTAAATGAAATATCCCCGGATTTCATAAGACTGCGCACTTTTGTGCCTAAAATTAACACGCCATTGCTGGAAGATGTAAATATGGGCGTATTTCAAATGCTTGGTCCCCATGAGGTGCTGGAAGAGACTGCAATGCTGGTCAAAAATTTATCAGCATCATCCTGCCTGCTCAGTGATCATTACACAAATTATATCAACATAAAAGGAAAATTGCCCGACGAAAAATATAAACTGCTTGAAGAGATTGAAAAAGCAATGAAAATGGATGCGTCTGCATTCAGATCTTTTTTTGTAGGCAATCAGTAA
- a CDS encoding DUF4160 domain-containing protein, giving the protein MPSISMFYGIIIYMYFMDNKRHNVPHIHAKYQEHEAVVSIPDGDVS; this is encoded by the coding sequence ATGCCATCAATTTCCATGTTTTATGGAATTATCATTTACATGTATTTTATGGATAACAAGCGACATAACGTTCCACATATTCACGCCAAATACCAAGAGCATGAAGCAGTTGTTTCTATCCCTGATGGCGATGTTTCATGA
- a CDS encoding pseudouridine synthase produces the protein MSKSTQITEAESIMRLQKYMSQAGFCSRREAEKYITEGLVKINGSVAEVLGTKVDTGIDRVEVNGNLLKIINKTVYVALNKPKGYVTSCNQDGDNIVLDLVDIAERIVPVGRLDKDSTGLLVLTNDGTFHHRLLHPSFDHEKEYEVTLSKPLPDKCFRSMEKGLPMMGSRTRPAKIKRLSPKRFRIIIKEGKNRQIRRMVRKVGGNLTSLKRIRISNIKLGNLPLGKWRYLTDAEKNIF, from the coding sequence ATGTCAAAATCAACGCAGATTACAGAAGCTGAGTCAATCATGCGGCTGCAAAAATATATGTCCCAAGCAGGATTCTGCTCAAGAAGGGAAGCTGAAAAATATATCACGGAAGGGCTGGTCAAGATAAACGGCTCTGTTGCGGAAGTGCTGGGCACAAAAGTGGATACCGGGATCGACAGGGTGGAAGTTAACGGCAACCTGTTGAAAATAATTAATAAAACGGTTTATGTTGCGCTTAATAAACCGAAAGGCTACGTTACGAGCTGCAATCAGGATGGCGACAATATAGTCCTTGATCTTGTGGATATTGCAGAAAGAATCGTTCCTGTGGGCAGGCTGGATAAAGATTCCACCGGTCTGTTGGTCCTGACTAATGATGGAACCTTTCACCACAGGCTGCTGCATCCTTCATTTGATCATGAAAAGGAATACGAAGTTACCCTATCAAAGCCCCTTCCGGATAAATGTTTCAGGAGTATGGAAAAAGGGCTGCCAATGATGGGAAGCAGAACAAGACCTGCAAAAATAAAAAGGCTTTCTCCCAAGCGCTTCAGGATTATTATAAAAGAAGGGAAGAACAGACAGATACGCCGCATGGTACGCAAGGTCGGAGGTAATTTAACAAGCTTAAAAAGAATCAGGATTTCAAATATTAAGCTCGGAAATCTCCCACTGGGCAAATGGCGTTATTTGACAGATGCTGAAAAAAATATATTTTAA
- the argJ gene encoding bifunctional glutamate N-acetyltransferase/amino-acid acetyltransferase ArgJ gives MTEAIICPGFKAAGVTASIKKNGEKDLGLIVSETDASAAAVFTRNIIKAAPVIIDEERIRKGRCRAIIVNSGNANCCTGIKGMDDALVMTRVTASELGISEEFVLAASTGVIGEQFPIEKITAAVPGMIATLSSDGFTNFAQSIMTTDTYPKIVSQKGNLDGKIYTVTGIAKGSGMICPDMATMLAFICTDAEIAPDILKEILVTATERSFNRITIDGDTSTNDTVIIMANGCSGAVVKNDAQKRTFQNILDDTMISLAKMIVKDGEGATKLVEIIVKGAGSHEDARIVADTVADSSLVKTALFGEDANWGRIIAAAGRSKVPVEPDQIDIFFDDVLMVKNSTGCGGAAESAATAVLKKPEFSITLDLNIGTGYTSVFTCDFSIDYVKINADYRS, from the coding sequence ATGACTGAAGCAATTATTTGCCCCGGATTCAAGGCAGCCGGTGTGACAGCGAGTATTAAAAAAAACGGGGAAAAGGATCTTGGCCTGATTGTTTCCGAAACCGACGCAAGCGCTGCGGCAGTCTTCACCCGTAACATTATTAAGGCCGCGCCTGTTATTATCGATGAGGAACGGATCAGGAAAGGGAGATGCCGCGCTATAATCGTCAACAGCGGTAATGCCAATTGCTGCACAGGTATAAAAGGGATGGACGATGCTTTAGTAATGACAAGGGTAACCGCCTCGGAGCTGGGAATATCCGAGGAATTTGTACTGGCGGCATCAACAGGTGTTATAGGTGAACAGTTTCCCATTGAAAAGATTACAGCCGCTGTTCCGGGAATGATAGCCACGCTCTCTTCTGACGGTTTTACAAATTTTGCCCAGTCTATTATGACCACCGATACATACCCCAAGATCGTTTCACAAAAAGGGAATCTTGACGGCAAAATTTATACTGTTACAGGAATAGCAAAAGGCTCCGGTATGATATGCCCTGACATGGCGACCATGCTCGCTTTTATCTGTACGGATGCTGAAATTGCACCTGACATCCTTAAAGAGATCCTTGTTACCGCAACAGAACGCTCATTTAACCGGATCACAATAGACGGCGATACCAGCACAAATGATACTGTAATCATTATGGCAAACGGATGTTCCGGAGCGGTTGTTAAAAATGATGCTCAAAAAAGGACCTTTCAGAATATCCTTGACGATACGATGATCAGTCTTGCAAAAATGATTGTAAAGGACGGTGAAGGAGCCACCAAGCTGGTTGAAATAATTGTAAAAGGCGCCGGCTCGCATGAGGATGCCCGTATTGTAGCAGATACTGTTGCCGATTCCAGCCTTGTAAAGACGGCGCTGTTCGGAGAGGATGCCAACTGGGGACGGATAATCGCCGCGGCAGGAAGATCAAAAGTGCCTGTGGAACCGGATCAGATTGATATATTTTTTGATGATGTTCTGATGGTTAAAAACAGCACAGGATGCGGAGGCGCGGCCGAATCCGCTGCAACTGCTGTTTTAAAAAAACCCGAATTCAGCATCACCCTCGACCTTAACATAGGGACAGGGTATACCTCTGTATTTACATGCGATTTTTCTATTGACTATGTCAAAATCAACGCAGATTACAGAAGCTGA
- a CDS encoding phasin family protein produces the protein MIDLMKKTLLTGIGFACMTREKIEQFAKTLAEQSDVSEKEGEKMVDELLQKHDEAKEGLDKRVKGIVSSIMEKMNLATKADISRLEKLIKESETKAGEK, from the coding sequence GTGATAGATTTAATGAAAAAAACTTTGCTGACGGGTATAGGTTTTGCGTGCATGACCAGGGAAAAGATAGAACAGTTTGCAAAAACACTGGCTGAACAGAGTGACGTTTCCGAGAAAGAAGGGGAAAAAATGGTTGATGAACTGCTGCAAAAACACGATGAGGCAAAAGAGGGCCTTGATAAACGTGTCAAAGGTATCGTAAGCAGCATTATGGAGAAAATGAATCTTGCCACCAAGGCTGATATATCGAGGCTCGAGAAGCTGATTAAAGAATCGGAGACAAAAGCAGGGGAAAAATGA
- the efp gene encoding elongation factor P: MYESSDLRKGLKFEIDGQPYAVIQFAFVKPGKGRALYKCKLKNMVTGAQFDRTFRSGDKFNEADLEEYDMEYLYADRDSYCFMNSSTYEQHFLNKEQVGDAVNLLKENTACTVLMFEGQAIGLTLPNFITLKIIKSDPWAKGDTASGSTKPATLETGFVIQVPPFVEEGELVRIDTRTSHYVERVKE, encoded by the coding sequence ATGTATGAAAGCAGTGATCTGAGAAAGGGACTTAAATTTGAGATAGACGGACAGCCGTATGCAGTTATTCAATTCGCATTCGTAAAGCCGGGCAAAGGGAGAGCGCTGTATAAATGCAAGCTTAAAAACATGGTTACAGGTGCTCAGTTTGACAGAACTTTCAGATCCGGCGATAAGTTCAATGAAGCCGACCTTGAAGAGTACGATATGGAATATCTTTATGCAGATAGAGATAGTTACTGCTTTATGAACAGCTCCACTTATGAACAACATTTTCTTAACAAGGAGCAAGTCGGTGATGCTGTGAATCTTTTAAAAGAAAACACGGCATGCACTGTACTCATGTTTGAAGGGCAGGCGATCGGACTGACGCTACCGAATTTTATCACGCTGAAAATAATTAAATCCGACCCCTGGGCCAAGGGTGATACTGCCTCCGGAAGCACAAAACCTGCGACTCTTGAAACAGGTTTTGTTATCCAGGTTCCGCCCTTTGTAGAGGAAGGTGAGTTAGTCCGTATTGACACAAGAACCTCTCACTATGTGGAACGAGTTAAGGAATAA